A DNA window from Methylobacterium sp. NMS14P contains the following coding sequences:
- a CDS encoding ABC transporter permease, with product MPLLRRGGRAGLGLLLPLILAIGWEIAVASGAASGRLLPPPSRIGATLWALAVSGDLWMHVEATLVRVGLGFLCGAAAGILAGTLVATVPPLRWLLDPSLQALRAVPSLAWVPLFILWFGILETPKVLLIAVGVFFPVYVGVSGAIASVDRKLVEVGRIFRLSRLALARRILLPAVLPATLVGLRTGLGLGFLFVVAAELMGASEGLGYLLVDGQQFSKPDQIVAAIIAFALVGKVADMALVTLTGPLTRWQDTVRDSL from the coding sequence GTGCCGCTGCTGCGGCGGGGCGGTCGCGCCGGACTGGGCCTGCTGCTGCCGCTCATCCTGGCGATCGGCTGGGAGATCGCGGTCGCGAGCGGGGCGGCGTCCGGGCGGCTGCTGCCGCCGCCAAGCCGGATCGGCGCGACCCTCTGGGCCCTGGCCGTGTCGGGCGATCTCTGGATGCATGTCGAGGCGACCCTCGTGCGGGTCGGGCTCGGCTTCCTGTGTGGCGCGGCGGCCGGGATCCTGGCCGGGACCCTCGTCGCCACCGTCCCGCCGCTGCGCTGGCTCCTCGACCCGAGCCTGCAGGCGCTGCGGGCCGTGCCGTCGCTCGCCTGGGTCCCGCTCTTCATCCTGTGGTTCGGCATCCTGGAGACGCCGAAAGTCCTGCTGATCGCCGTGGGCGTGTTCTTCCCGGTCTACGTCGGCGTCTCGGGCGCGATCGCGTCGGTGGACCGCAAGCTGGTCGAGGTCGGGCGGATCTTCCGGCTGTCGCGCCTCGCCCTCGCCCGGCGGATCCTGCTGCCGGCCGTGCTGCCGGCGACCCTGGTGGGCCTGCGCACGGGGCTCGGCCTCGGCTTCCTGTTCGTCGTGGCGGCGGAGCTGATGGGCGCCTCGGAGGGGCTCGGCTACCTGCTGGTGGACGGTCAGCAATTCAGCAAGCCCGATCAGATCGTGGCCGCCATCATCGCCTTCGCCCTCGTCGGCAAGGTGGCCGACATGGCCCTGGTCACGCTGACTGGGCCCCTCACCCGGTGGCAGGATACCGTGCGGGACAGCCTGTGA
- a CDS encoding ABC transporter ATP-binding protein, with product MLTVDALSKTYADGTQALSGIDLSVQQGEIVALIGGSGCGKTTLLRLIAGLDHASAGTVAVDGETIRAPHPSVGVVFQEPRLLPWLDVAGNVGFGLADLSRSERRARVAHALERVGLAEHGGRWPRELSGGQQQRVAIARAFVARPRVLLLDEPFSALDAFTRKGLHDQLLDLWAESKPTILIVTHDVGEAVTLADRVVVMRPRPGRLDETVPIGLARPREPVAATYEEAVRRVLAALDHSLRPAASSRPAAPETRASWW from the coding sequence GTGCTGACCGTCGACGCCCTCTCCAAGACCTACGCGGACGGCACGCAGGCGCTGTCGGGCATCGACCTGTCGGTGCAGCAGGGCGAGATCGTCGCGCTGATCGGCGGGTCGGGCTGCGGGAAGACGACCCTGCTCCGGCTGATCGCGGGGCTCGACCACGCGAGCGCGGGCACCGTCGCGGTCGACGGCGAGACGATCCGCGCGCCCCATCCGAGCGTGGGCGTCGTCTTCCAGGAGCCGCGCCTGCTGCCCTGGCTCGACGTGGCCGGCAACGTCGGCTTCGGCCTCGCCGACCTGTCCCGGTCCGAGCGCCGCGCCCGCGTCGCCCACGCCCTGGAGCGGGTGGGGCTCGCCGAGCACGGCGGCCGCTGGCCGCGCGAGCTGTCCGGCGGTCAGCAGCAGCGCGTGGCGATCGCCCGGGCCTTCGTGGCGCGCCCGCGGGTGCTGCTCCTTGACGAACCGTTCTCCGCCCTCGACGCCTTCACCCGGAAGGGGCTGCACGACCAGCTCCTCGATCTCTGGGCCGAGTCGAAGCCGACGATCCTGATCGTCACGCACGATGTCGGGGAGGCCGTCACCCTGGCGGACCGGGTCGTGGTGATGCGCCCGCGGCCCGGGCGCCTCGACGAGACCGTCCCGATCGGGCTCGCCCGGCCGCGCGAACCGGTGGCCGCGACCTACGAGGAGGCCGTGCGGCGCGTGCTGGCCGCCCTCGACCACTCCCTCCGTCCGGCCGCGAGCAGCCGGCCGGCCGCCCCCGAGACCCGCGCGAGCTGGTGGTAG
- a CDS encoding aliphatic sulfonate ABC transporter substrate-binding protein: MPLTRRALVSGLSASALVGLPRAAGAAGTLRIGYQRSSTLIALLRQDGGLERALAPLGTGVTWHEFTSGLPIMEALNAGQIDVSADVADTVPIFAQAAGARISYIAQEAASPEAQAILVSADAPAKSVADLRGRRVAVTKGAGSHYLLLAALGEAGLTFKDITPAYLTPADGRAALASGGVEAWVAWDPFLSAARQQSGARVLRDGAGLSLYKRYYLAADPYVAANGPVLAALFDRLAETGNWVKANPAEAAARLAPLWKIEPEVVLRANARRSYRVEPVTRTGLSEQQKIADAFRAEGLLPRAVDTAALGIWTPPGR; the protein is encoded by the coding sequence ATGCCCCTGACCCGTCGCGCCCTCGTCTCCGGCCTGTCGGCGTCCGCCCTCGTCGGGCTGCCCCGCGCTGCCGGCGCGGCCGGCACGCTGCGCATCGGCTACCAGCGCTCCTCGACGCTGATCGCCCTGCTCCGTCAGGACGGCGGCCTGGAACGCGCGCTCGCGCCGCTCGGCACCGGCGTGACCTGGCACGAATTCACCAGCGGCCTGCCGATCATGGAGGCGCTCAATGCCGGACAGATCGACGTGTCGGCCGACGTCGCCGACACGGTCCCGATCTTCGCTCAGGCCGCCGGAGCCCGGATCAGCTACATCGCGCAGGAGGCGGCCTCCCCGGAGGCGCAGGCCATCCTCGTCTCGGCGGACGCACCGGCGAAGTCGGTGGCCGACCTGCGCGGCCGCCGGGTCGCGGTGACCAAGGGTGCGGGCAGCCACTACCTGCTCCTGGCGGCCCTCGGCGAGGCGGGCCTGACCTTCAAGGACATCACCCCGGCCTACCTGACACCGGCCGACGGGCGTGCCGCCCTGGCCAGCGGCGGGGTCGAGGCGTGGGTCGCGTGGGACCCCTTCCTCTCCGCCGCCCGGCAACAATCGGGCGCGCGGGTGCTGCGCGACGGGGCCGGCCTCTCACTGTACAAGCGCTACTATCTCGCGGCCGACCCCTACGTCGCGGCCAACGGCCCCGTATTGGCGGCCTTGTTCGACCGGCTCGCCGAGACCGGGAACTGGGTGAAGGCCAACCCGGCCGAGGCGGCAGCCCGCCTCGCGCCCCTGTGGAAGATCGAGCCGGAGGTGGTCCTGCGCGCCAACGCGCGCCGCAGCTACCGGGTCGAGCCGGTCACCCGCACCGGGCTCTCGGAGCAGCAGAAGATCGCCGACGCCTTCCGCGCCGAGGGGCTCCTGCCCCGGGCCGTCGACACGGCAGCGCTCGGCATCTGGACGCCGCCGGGCCGCTGA
- a CDS encoding efflux RND transporter permease subunit produces the protein MTEPPAAAGRGGPQAALVGFAVRLPRVVLALACAVLVFGLYALTGARYDVFPEFAPPTVTIQTEAPGLDSEQVEVLVTQPVEVAVGGLPGLETLRSTSIQGLSVITAAFRPGSDVDRIRQRVNERLAALASRMPDGVAAPAMTPLTSSTLTVLLVGLTSEIRDAMDLRQVAEWTVRRRLQGVPGIAQVSIYGGGVRALQVQVRPDDLIRFQIGLNDVLTAARKGTGVRGAGFVDTLNQRVLLRTDGQSLTPEALGQIVLHNDGGASVVLSDVATVTAAPEPAISAALVDGKPGVLLMVGAQASVDTRAVTARLEAALDELRPVLQREGVSLRADLFRPANFVDVATGNVIQALALGGVLVVIVLLIFLADWRAALISATAIPLSLIAAALALQAWGESLNTMTLGGLALAIGEVVDDAVIGVENVARRLREARCGRRDVPRVVLAAMLEVRTSVAYATLAVILMFLPVLALTGVAGRLFGPLALAYIAAVVASLLVALTVTPALALLLLGGRTARDAGAAPPDPPVVRWSRAAYLRLLAGIGRVPRIAMAGALLVTLAGAAILPTLGAVFLPDLKEGHMILHMVAIPGTSLQESQRLGTLITGDLKEIPGVRAVAAQIGRAEAAEDTAGPHYSEIHIDLEPGLDGAAQRRVEAGIRQLIAGFPGAAFSLKTFLTERIEETVSGFTAPVVVNVVGSDLDRIEAAARSVAQELSEVKGARDVQQASPAGLPQVTVALRPVDLRHWGLDPVEVLEAVRTAYQGDTVGQTYRGNAVFNVLVILDARVRDRLSAVGDLPLRTPGGRYVRLSQVADVYESAGRYQVQHLGAQRVQAVTANVADRDVAGFVAAAKRKIAREVRLPEGVYVTFSGAAEAQAAARRDLLVHAGMAGFGIVVLLAIVTGSAANLLLVLVNLPFAFVGGVAAAALTGGVLSLGSIVGFVTLSGISLRNSVMMIAHYEQMVTRDGRAWDAATAAEGAADRMVPILMTSLVTGLGLLPLALGAGEPGREIEGPMALVILGGLVTSTVLNLLILPVMALRYARFRRADPADLELTAIGS, from the coding sequence ATGACTGAGCCTCCCGCTGCCGCCGGCCGCGGCGGTCCGCAGGCGGCCCTCGTCGGCTTCGCCGTTCGGTTGCCCAGGGTGGTCCTGGCGCTGGCCTGCGCGGTCCTGGTGTTCGGCCTCTACGCCCTCACGGGCGCGCGCTACGACGTGTTCCCGGAATTCGCGCCGCCGACCGTCACGATCCAGACCGAGGCGCCGGGCCTCGATTCGGAGCAGGTCGAGGTGCTGGTCACGCAGCCCGTAGAGGTGGCGGTCGGCGGCCTTCCGGGCCTGGAGACCCTGCGCTCCACCTCCATCCAGGGCCTGTCGGTGATCACCGCCGCGTTCCGGCCCGGCAGCGACGTCGACCGGATCCGCCAGCGGGTCAACGAGCGTCTGGCGGCGCTCGCCAGCCGCATGCCGGACGGGGTGGCGGCGCCCGCCATGACGCCGCTGACCTCCTCGACGCTGACCGTGCTCCTCGTCGGGCTCACCTCAGAGATCCGCGACGCCATGGACCTGCGCCAGGTCGCGGAATGGACCGTGCGCCGGCGACTCCAGGGGGTGCCCGGCATCGCCCAGGTCTCGATCTACGGCGGGGGCGTCCGCGCCCTGCAGGTCCAGGTCCGACCCGACGACCTGATCCGCTTCCAGATCGGCCTCAACGACGTGCTGACGGCCGCCCGGAAAGGGACCGGTGTGCGCGGGGCGGGCTTCGTCGACACGCTGAACCAGCGTGTCCTGCTCCGGACCGACGGGCAGTCGCTCACGCCGGAGGCGCTCGGGCAGATCGTGCTCCACAACGACGGCGGGGCGAGCGTGGTCCTCTCGGACGTGGCGACCGTCACGGCCGCGCCCGAGCCGGCGATCAGCGCGGCCCTCGTGGACGGCAAGCCCGGCGTGCTGCTGATGGTCGGCGCCCAGGCGAGCGTCGATACCCGCGCCGTGACCGCCCGACTGGAGGCGGCCCTGGACGAGTTGCGCCCGGTCCTGCAGCGCGAGGGCGTGAGCCTGCGGGCCGACCTGTTCCGGCCGGCGAACTTCGTGGACGTCGCCACCGGCAACGTCATCCAGGCGCTGGCGCTGGGCGGCGTGCTGGTTGTGATCGTGCTCCTGATCTTCCTGGCGGACTGGCGGGCGGCGCTGATCAGCGCGACGGCGATCCCGCTGTCGCTGATCGCCGCCGCGCTCGCCCTCCAGGCCTGGGGCGAGAGCCTCAACACGATGACACTCGGCGGGCTGGCCCTGGCCATCGGCGAGGTGGTCGACGACGCGGTCATCGGCGTCGAGAACGTCGCGCGCCGGTTGCGGGAGGCGCGGTGCGGACGGCGCGACGTGCCGCGCGTGGTGCTGGCCGCGATGCTGGAGGTGCGGACCTCGGTCGCCTACGCGACCCTCGCGGTGATCCTGATGTTCCTGCCGGTCCTGGCGCTGACCGGCGTCGCCGGCCGGCTGTTCGGGCCGCTGGCGCTCGCCTACATCGCGGCCGTCGTCGCCTCGCTCCTCGTCGCGCTCACGGTCACGCCGGCCCTGGCGCTCCTGCTCCTCGGGGGCCGGACGGCGCGCGACGCGGGCGCGGCGCCGCCCGACCCGCCCGTGGTGCGCTGGAGCCGCGCCGCCTATCTTCGGTTGCTCGCCGGGATCGGCCGGGTGCCGCGGATCGCCATGGCGGGCGCCCTGCTGGTCACCCTCGCGGGGGCCGCCATCCTGCCGACCCTCGGCGCGGTGTTCCTCCCCGACCTGAAGGAGGGGCACATGATCCTGCACATGGTGGCCATACCCGGCACCTCCCTGCAGGAATCGCAGCGGCTCGGGACGCTGATCACCGGCGACCTGAAGGAGATCCCGGGGGTGCGCGCCGTGGCGGCGCAGATCGGGCGGGCCGAGGCCGCCGAGGATACCGCCGGGCCGCACTACAGCGAGATCCACATCGATCTGGAGCCCGGCCTCGACGGCGCCGCCCAGCGGCGGGTCGAGGCCGGTATCCGGCAACTGATCGCCGGCTTCCCGGGGGCGGCCTTCTCGCTCAAGACCTTCCTCACCGAGCGCATCGAGGAGACGGTCTCGGGCTTCACCGCCCCGGTCGTCGTCAACGTCGTCGGCAGCGACCTCGACCGGATCGAGGCCGCGGCCCGTTCGGTCGCGCAGGAGCTCTCGGAGGTGAAGGGCGCCCGGGATGTCCAGCAGGCCTCGCCGGCCGGGCTGCCGCAGGTCACGGTCGCGCTGCGCCCGGTGGATCTCCGGCACTGGGGACTCGATCCCGTGGAGGTGCTGGAGGCGGTGCGCACCGCCTACCAGGGCGACACGGTCGGCCAGACCTACCGCGGCAACGCCGTGTTCAACGTGCTGGTGATCCTCGACGCGCGCGTGCGGGATCGCCTCAGCGCGGTGGGCGACCTGCCCCTGCGGACGCCCGGCGGGCGCTACGTCCGGCTGTCCCAGGTCGCCGACGTCTACGAGAGCGCGGGGCGCTACCAGGTCCAGCATCTCGGCGCGCAGCGGGTGCAGGCGGTGACGGCCAACGTCGCCGACCGCGACGTGGCCGGCTTCGTGGCGGCGGCCAAGCGCAAGATCGCCCGCGAGGTGCGGCTGCCGGAGGGCGTCTACGTCACCTTCTCGGGGGCCGCCGAGGCGCAGGCGGCCGCCCGCCGCGACCTGCTGGTCCATGCCGGGATGGCCGGCTTCGGCATCGTGGTGCTCCTGGCGATCGTCACCGGCTCCGCGGCGAACCTGCTCCTGGTCCTGGTCAACCTGCCCTTCGCCTTCGTGGGCGGCGTCGCGGCCGCGGCGCTCACCGGCGGGGTGCTGTCGCTGGGCTCGATCGTCGGCTTCGTGACCCTGTCGGGCATCTCGTTGCGCAACAGCGTGATGATGATCGCCCATTACGAGCAGATGGTCACCCGGGACGGGCGCGCCTGGGACGCCGCCACGGCGGCGGAGGGCGCGGCGGACCGGATGGTGCCGATCCTGATGACCTCCCTGGTCACGGGCCTCGGGCTGCTGCCGCTGGCGCTCGGCGCCGGGGAGCCCGGCCGCGAGATCGAGGGCCCGATGGCCCTGGTGATCCTCGGCGGCCTCGTCACCTCGACGGTGCTGAACCTGCTGATCCTGCCGGTGATGGCGCTGCGGTACGCGCGTTTCCGGCGCGCGGACCCCGCGGATCTGGAGCTGACCGCGATCGGGTCCTGA
- a CDS encoding efflux RND transporter periplasmic adaptor subunit, whose product MGGRRALLLIGGILLAAAGLALTPTGERIRADVGPMVATVRARVAALIPERRDDSSTGAQLPAARTAIEDGRTLVRLTPAERARIGLVAEARPATLHRQELTAYGSVLELARITELTNSYAGAVAALQTARARVEVSASAARRARTLGAGVVAVAQIETVEGTLLTDQASVTVAESQLRTLAATARQEWGSVLGKAIIERSPLVTRLIERTDFLMQVTLPPGETLPEAPQAAFAEVPPQSERVALRLVSAATRTDPRIQGQSFFYLVTGDSGLLPGTSTMAFLPAPRAVKGVLVPEDAVVHGEGGTWVYRGTGDGAFVRHPVRPDAPMSADAFVVEDLPDGSEIVLRGAQALLSEEMKSRIRVVGDDDD is encoded by the coding sequence GTGGGTGGTCGCCGGGCGCTGCTGCTCATCGGAGGGATCCTGCTGGCGGCGGCCGGCCTCGCGCTCACGCCGACCGGCGAACGCATTCGCGCCGATGTAGGCCCGATGGTCGCGACGGTGCGGGCGCGCGTGGCGGCGCTGATCCCCGAACGGCGGGACGATTCGTCCACAGGCGCGCAGCTCCCGGCAGCGCGCACCGCCATCGAGGACGGCCGGACCCTGGTCCGGCTGACGCCGGCCGAGCGCGCGCGGATCGGTCTCGTCGCCGAGGCGCGGCCCGCCACCCTTCACCGACAGGAATTGACCGCCTACGGCAGCGTCCTCGAGCTCGCCCGCATCACCGAGCTGACCAACAGCTACGCGGGCGCCGTGGCGGCGCTCCAGACGGCCCGCGCCCGGGTCGAGGTCTCGGCCAGCGCCGCCCGCCGCGCGCGAACCCTCGGCGCCGGCGTGGTGGCGGTGGCGCAGATCGAGACCGTCGAGGGCACGCTCCTGACCGATCAGGCGTCGGTCACGGTGGCGGAGTCGCAGTTGCGCACCCTCGCGGCGACCGCGCGCCAGGAATGGGGATCGGTGCTCGGCAAGGCGATCATCGAGCGGTCGCCGCTGGTGACCCGCCTGATCGAGCGGACCGACTTCCTGATGCAGGTGACGTTGCCGCCGGGGGAGACCCTGCCGGAGGCGCCGCAGGCCGCCTTCGCCGAGGTGCCGCCGCAGAGCGAGCGGGTCGCCCTGCGGCTGGTCTCGGCGGCGACGCGGACCGATCCGCGGATCCAGGGGCAGAGCTTCTTCTATCTCGTCACCGGCGACAGCGGCCTCCTGCCCGGGACCAGCACGATGGCGTTCCTGCCGGCGCCGCGGGCGGTGAAGGGCGTCCTCGTGCCGGAGGACGCCGTCGTCCACGGCGAGGGCGGCACCTGGGTGTATCGCGGGACCGGCGACGGCGCCTTCGTGCGTCATCCGGTCCGGCCGGACGCGCCGATGTCGGCCGACGCCTTCGTGGTCGAGGATCTGCCGGACGGCAGCGAGATCGTGCTGCGGGGCGCGCAGGCCCTGCTCTCGGAGGAGATGAAGAGCCGCATCCGCGTCGTGGGCGACGACGATGACTGA
- a CDS encoding exopolysaccharide production protein YjbE produces MKVSRLSGAVALLALVAGPALAAPCNTGTTKPKTPDQQASNPKSSDVDKSSKNLAGGNQPASPGTVGAMNNAGATQTADRQAQTDAGSKANSSDPGAANLAGGQQPASPGTVGAMNKAAADRQTAPVSGDDC; encoded by the coding sequence ATGAAGGTCTCTCGTCTGTCCGGCGCCGTTGCGCTTCTGGCCCTCGTTGCCGGTCCTGCCCTCGCGGCCCCGTGCAACACCGGAACCACAAAGCCGAAGACCCCCGATCAGCAGGCTTCGAATCCCAAGAGCTCCGACGTCGACAAGTCGAGCAAGAACCTCGCCGGCGGCAATCAGCCAGCCTCGCCGGGCACGGTCGGCGCCATGAACAATGCCGGCGCCACGCAGACGGCGGATCGCCAGGCGCAGACCGACGCCGGCTCCAAGGCGAACTCGAGCGACCCGGGTGCCGCGAACCTGGCGGGTGGCCAGCAGCCGGCCTCGCCGGGCACGGTCGGCGCCATGAACAAGGCGGCCGCCGATCGGCAGACCGCTCCGGTATCCGGCGACGATTGCTGA